One Vitis vinifera cultivar Pinot Noir 40024 chromosome 8, ASM3070453v1 genomic window carries:
- the LOC100232865 gene encoding polygalacturonase inhibitor precursor (The RefSeq protein has 3 substitutions compared to this genomic sequence), protein METSKLFLLSSSLLLVLLATRPCPSLSERCNPKDKKVLLQIKKALDTPYILASWNPNTDCCGWYCVECDLTTHRINSLTIFSGQLSGQIPDAVGDLPFLETLIFRKLSNLTGQIPPAIAKLKHLKMVRLSWTNLFGPVPAFFSELKNLTYLDLSFNNLSGPIPGSLSLLPNLGALHIDRNHLTGPIPDSFGKFAGSTPGLHLSHNQLSGKIPYSFRGFDPNVMDLSRNKLEGDLSIFFNANKSTQIVDFSRNLFQFDLSRVEFPKSLTSLDLSHNKIAGSLPEMMTSLDLQFLNVSYNRLCGKIPVGGKLQSFDYDSYFHNRCLCGAPLQSCK, encoded by the coding sequence ATGGAGACTTCAAAactttttcttctctcctcctctctCCTCCTAGTCTTACTCGCCACTCGTCCATGCCCTTCTCTCTCTGAACGTTGCAacccaaaagacaaaaaagttCTCCTTCAAATCAAAAAAGCCCTAGACAATCCCTACATTCTAGCTTCGTGGAATCCCAACACCGATTGCTGCGGATGGTACTGCGTCGAATGTGACCTCACCACCCACCGCATCAACTCGCTCACCATCTTCTCCGGCCAGCTATCCGGCCAGATTCCCGACGCTGTTGGTGACCTTCCGTTCCTCGAGACCCTCATCTTCCGCAAGCTCTCTAACCTCACCGGTCAGATCCCGCCGGCGATTGCCAAACTCAAGCACCTAAAAATGGTTCGCCTTAGCTGGACCAACCTCTCCGGTCCCGTGCCGGCGTTCTTCAGCGAGCTTAAGAACCTCACGTACCTCGACCTCTCCTTCAATAACCTATCTGGACCCATTCCCGGCAGCCTCTCTCTCCTCCCCAACCTCGGCGCACTCCATCTCGACCGGAACCACCTCACCGGCCCAATCCCTGACTCCTTCGGAAAATTCGCCGGCTCTACCCCAGGTCTACACCTCTCACACAACCAACTTTCCGGGAAAATCCCATATTCTTTCAGAGGATTCGACCCCAACGTCATGGACTTATCGCGTAACAAGCTTGAGGGTGACCTGTCAATATTCTTCAATGCCAATAAGTCAACACAGATCGTTGACTTCTCACGGAACTTGTTCCAGTTTGATCTTTCGAGAGTGGAATTCCCGAAGAGTTTGACGTCGTTGGACCTTTCGCATAACAAGATCGCCGGGAGCCTGCCGGAGATGATGACTTCTCTGGATTTACAGTTCCTGAACGTGAGTTACAATCGTTTGTGTGGTAAGATTCCGGTGGGTGGGAAGTTGCAGAGCTTCGATTACGACTCCTACTTTCACAATCGGTGCTTGTGTGGTGCTCCACTCCAGAGCTGCAAGTGA